The following nucleotide sequence is from Nitrospinota bacterium.
TCCATTCTTCCCTTGCCAGTTTTCCCGTTACCGTTTACTCTTTTCATGTGACCTCCTTGCTTTCCGTTGTTTTCGTTCAAAAACATGGTAGCAGGTGAGGTCATACCTTCGTTTCAACTAAGTTTAGGACACTTTCAGTTTGGCCTGCAAGCTTTTCATATCATTTCCCCAAGTGAGCCTTCGCGGTTTTGTTGATAAATCCCGGCCTGTACCGGGTTATCAATATATTAAATTGACTGTTTTCGCTTATAGATGTCTCAAGTATGTCACAATTCGATTAGGCGCCGCAACAAGCTTGTAAGGCGCGGCAAGCCCGCCGCAAAACCGCTTATTTCGCCTGTGAAGGGACTCGCTGGATGATGTTTAATTTATTGACTACATCCTTCACCCCTTCGGTGGCGCGGGTTATGTCCACGGCGCGCTGGGCTATCTCGTCTGACGGGGCGTCGCCTGAAAGCGTTGCCACCCCTTCGTTGACTGAAACCGATATGTCCCTGGCCGGGACGGAGTCATCCTTCATAATACGGGCCACGACGCGGGCCTTCACGGCGCTGTCGGAAAAGAAATCCTTTGCGCTGCTCCATTTATCGTCCATGGAGGCGCCGATTTTCTCCATGGTCCCTTTTTGCTCGTCGGCGGCGAAGGCGGGGGAAAACGTCAGCGTGAAAAGCAACGCGGCGGCGGTCAAAATCTTTGGCATCGGGCCCCTCCGTTAAAGTGGAAAGCGACAAATGGGATTATAGTCCAGTTTTGTCTCCGGATGGGAACAGCAAAAGGTGGAGGTGTGCTTGAATAATATATACAATATGTGTATACTTGATCCATGGGATTCGAGTGGGACGAGAACAAGAACGAAAAGAACAGGATTAAACACGGGATAAGCTTCGAGGACGCGGCGCTGATATTTGACCATGCGGTGGCCGAGCGGCCGGTGGACTGGTCCGGACCTGAAAAGCGCATACAGGCTTTTGGTGAAGTTCAGGGGATTGTCATAACGGTCATTTATACCTGGAGAGGGCCTTTTCGAAGGCTGATTTCCGCGAGGAAAGCTGGAAAAAATGAAAGAGAAAACTATTTCAAGATACAAAAGCGTTAAACAGATGCCCAAAGGCAAGACCGACTGGAAAAAGCTTCAGGCCATTTCGGACGTGGAGATTGCGGCCTCGGTGAAAGATGATCCCGATGCGCCTCCAATGGTTGACGCCGAATGGTTCAAGACCGCCAAAATCACCGCGCCTGAAAGCAAGAAGCACGTTTCCATCCGTCTTGACACCGAAGTGGTCAAGTGGTTCAAGTCGCATGGACGCGGTTATCAGACCCGGATCAACGCCCTTCTGCGCGCCTATATGGACAGCCACAGGCATGCGGGACGGTGAGATTTGACGCAAAGCGCCGCCTCGTATAACTTGCCGTGATGCGATCCAACGAAAATATCGTAAAAGCCGTGGAGCCCGCCGCGCGGGAGTATTTCGCGGACGCCCGTGGCTCGCACGGGTGGGACCATGTGCTGCGGGTGCTCCACCTTTGCGAGCATATCGGCAGGGAAGACGGGCTGGACATGACCGTGCTGAGGCTGGCGGCGCTTCTGCACGATGTGGGGAGGAGCCAGTCCGACAGGCAGGGCGGGGCCACATGCCACGCGGCGCTGGGGGCGGACATCGCACGGGAAGTGCTGCTGAAGGCCGGGGCGGGGGAGGTGTTGATAGAAAACGTGGTCCATTGCGTGGCGGCCCACAGGTTCCGCGGCGGGGTTGCGCCCGAAAGCCCGGAGGCCAAGGCGCTTTTCGACGCGGACAAGCTCGACGGCATCGGCGCGGTGGGGATAGGGCGGGCGTTCCAGTTCGCCGGAGAGGTTGGGGCCAGGCTGCACGACCCCGATGTGGACATAGACAAGACCCAATCATACAGCCAGGACGATACCGCGTACCGTGAGTATCTTGTGAAACTGCGTCACGTGAAGGAACGGATGCTCACCGCCGCCGGGAAAAGGATCGCCGGGGAGCGCCACGCTTTCATGGAAGAGTTTTTCGGGCGGTTGAACGCCGAGGTGATGGGGGATATGTAGGGGCAAGACACGCCGTGCCCGAAGCCGTGATCCCGATAGCCGTGACGATGGCGCCGCACATTTTAGGAATCCGTGGTCAGCGACCACGGGAATATGCTATACTTGTATAGCAATATCAGGAGATCATACAAAATGCTTGCTTTAAGGCTTCCCCCGGAAGTGGAAAAACGTCTTGAAAAACTCGCCAAAAAGACTGGCCGTACAAAGAGCTATTACGCCAGGCAGGCCATACTCGAATATATTGACGATATGGAGGACATCTACCAGGCGGAGAACGAGTTAGAAAATCTGCGGACCGGAAAGAGCCGTACATATACAATTGAAGAGGTAGCAAAAGACCTTGGCCTGGACGATTGAGATATCCACCACACCTAGAAAGGTTTTGGCCAAGCTGGATCGTTCGGTATCCAGGAGGATTTTCGATTTTCTCATCCGTCGCGTCGCAGTTCTGGACGATCCGAGAAGCATAGGGGAGCCTCTCAAAGGTCCGCGTTTCGGAATGCTATGGAAATATCGCGTGGGGGACTATCGCATCCTGTGCGATATCCGCGACAATGAAGTTGTCATACTCGTCGTCCGCATCGGGCATCGAAAAGATATTTATTCCTGACAGCAGCCCGCCTGACAGCCCCGCCAAAATCCGAAAAATCGTGTTTCCACGGACGGCAAGACGCGTATAATACCCACCTGCCCCTATTGTGGGCGAATGCGCCTAAAACCGGCTTTTGGGAGGACTGGATAACTTGATACCACGCTACACCCGCCCCGCGATGGAGCGGATATGGTCCCTTGAGAACAAATACGCCACATGGCTGAAGATAGAGGTGCTCGTGTGCGAGGCCTGGGAGAAAAAAGGGGCGATCCCGTCCGAGGCGTTGCGCACAATCCGGTCGAAGGCCGATTTCAACGTCAAGCGCATCGCAAAGATAGAGGCGGAGGTGAAGCACGACGTGATCGCGTTCCTCACATCCGTGGCGGAGAGCGTGGGGCCGGACTCGCGGTTCATACACCTTGGAATGACAAGTTCGGACGTGGTGGACACGGGGCTTGCCTGCCTGCTCGTCCAGTCGGCGGAGATAATATTGGACGACGTGGACGACCTGCTAAAGGCGCTAAAGAAGCGGGCGTTCGAATTCAAGGAGACGGTGTGCATAGGGCGTTCCCACGGCATCCATGCCGAGCCGGTGACATTCGGGCTTAAGCTGGCCCTGTGGCATGCCGAGATGGTGCGCAACCGCAAAAGGCTTAAGACCGCCCGGGACACGGTGGCCATCGGAAAACTTTCCGGAGCTGTCGGCACCTACGCCAACATTGATCCGGACATAGAGAAGTATGTGTGCAAAAAGCTTGGCCTGAAACCCGCCCCCATCGCCACCCAGGTGATCCAGCGGGACAGGCACGCCGAATACATGTCGGCCCTGGCCATCACGGCCTCCACGGTGGAGAAGATCGCCGTGGAGCTGCGCCACCTGCAGCGCACGGAGGTGCTGGAGGCGGAGGAGAAGTTCACCGCAGGCCAGAAAGGGTCCTCGGCCATGCCGCACAAGCGCAATCCCATCACCGCCGAAAACCTGACGGGGCTGGCCCGCATCATCAAGGGGAACCTTTTCCCGGCGCTGGACAACGTGGCGCTGTGGCACGAGCGGGACATATCGCACTCGTCGGTGGAGCGGGTGATATTCCCCGATTCGACCATATTGATGGACTACATGTTAAGCAAGCTTAAGGGGCTTATCGAGGGGCTTGTGGTGTATCCGGAAAACATGGTGGAGAACCTGGAGAAGACGCGGGGGCTGATATTCTCCCAGAAAATACTGCTCGACCTTGTTGAGGCGGGGATGAGCAGGGAGGACGCATACGCCGTCGTGCAGCGGGTGGCGATGAAATGCTGGAAGGAGAAGGAGCAGTTCCTCGACCTTTTGCTGG
It contains:
- a CDS encoding BON domain-containing protein, with the translated sequence MPKILTAAALLFTLTFSPAFAADEQKGTMEKIGASMDDKWSSAKDFFSDSAVKARVVARIMKDDSVPARDISVSVNEGVATLSGDAPSDEIAQRAVDITRATEGVKDVVNKLNIIQRVPSQAK
- a CDS encoding BrnT family toxin, producing MGFEWDENKNEKNRIKHGISFEDAALIFDHAVAERPVDWSGPEKRIQAFGEVQGIVITVIYTWRGPFRRLISARKAGKNERENYFKIQKR
- a CDS encoding BrnA antitoxin family protein gives rise to the protein MPKGKTDWKKLQAISDVEIAASVKDDPDAPPMVDAEWFKTAKITAPESKKHVSIRLDTEVVKWFKSHGRGYQTRINALLRAYMDSHRHAGR
- a CDS encoding HD domain-containing protein, which encodes MRSNENIVKAVEPAAREYFADARGSHGWDHVLRVLHLCEHIGREDGLDMTVLRLAALLHDVGRSQSDRQGGATCHAALGADIAREVLLKAGAGEVLIENVVHCVAAHRFRGGVAPESPEAKALFDADKLDGIGAVGIGRAFQFAGEVGARLHDPDVDIDKTQSYSQDDTAYREYLVKLRHVKERMLTAAGKRIAGERHAFMEEFFGRLNAEVMGDM
- a CDS encoding ribbon-helix-helix protein, CopG family, coding for MLALRLPPEVEKRLEKLAKKTGRTKSYYARQAILEYIDDMEDIYQAENELENLRTGKSRTYTIEEVAKDLGLDD
- a CDS encoding type II toxin-antitoxin system RelE/ParE family toxin; this translates as MAWTIEISTTPRKVLAKLDRSVSRRIFDFLIRRVAVLDDPRSIGEPLKGPRFGMLWKYRVGDYRILCDIRDNEVVILVVRIGHRKDIYS
- a CDS encoding adenylosuccinate lyase, with the translated sequence MIPRYTRPAMERIWSLENKYATWLKIEVLVCEAWEKKGAIPSEALRTIRSKADFNVKRIAKIEAEVKHDVIAFLTSVAESVGPDSRFIHLGMTSSDVVDTGLACLLVQSAEIILDDVDDLLKALKKRAFEFKETVCIGRSHGIHAEPVTFGLKLALWHAEMVRNRKRLKTARDTVAIGKLSGAVGTYANIDPDIEKYVCKKLGLKPAPIATQVIQRDRHAEYMSALAITASTVEKIAVELRHLQRTEVLEAEEKFTAGQKGSSAMPHKRNPITAENLTGLARIIKGNLFPALDNVALWHERDISHSSVERVIFPDSTILMDYMLSKLKGLIEGLVVYPENMVENLEKTRGLIFSQKILLDLVEAGMSREDAYAVVQRVAMKCWKEKEQFLDLLLAEPKVRGVLTKEQVEESFDLAYHLKNIDYIFDRVFESED